Part of the Bacillus cereus group sp. RP43 genome is shown below.
AAAAAATGCCCAATATGAAGAGTTTAAAGATATAATGGTATCTGTCTTCAAAAATGAGGACATTACTTTCGAGGTAAACGGAAACTTGGAATATCGCTTACCCCATGTGTTTAATATAAGTTTTACAGGAATGAATATTGAACCGTTTCTTGTAAACTTAGACTTAGCTGGTATTGCAGTATCAAGTGGTTCTGCTTGTACAGCTGGTTCGATTGACCCATCACATGTATTAGTGGCGATGTTCGGAAAAGACTCCGATCAAATACGTTCATCCGTACGCTTTAGTTTCGGACTTGGAAATACGAAAGAGCAAATTGAAAAAGCGGCGTACGAAACAGTGAAAATCGTGAAGCGATTAACACAAAATTAGCATGGGAGGTGACATGATGAACAAACTACCTCACGAAACACGCGTTGTCATCGGGATGTCCGGTGGCGTCGATTCATCTGTAGCAGCACTTTTATTAAAAGAGCAAGGTTATGATGTAATCGGAATTTTTATGAAAAACTGGGATGATACAGATGAGAATGGTGTCTGCACAGCAACAGAAGATTACAATGATGTAATTGAAGTGTGTAACCAAATCGGCATTCCGTATTATGCAGTAAACTTTGAAAAACAATACTGGGATAAAGTATTTACGTACTTTTTAGATGAGTATCGAGCTGGTCGTACACCAAACCCAGATGTAATGTGTAACAAAGAAATTAAATTTAAAGCATTTTTAGAGCATGCAATTGCACTTGGTGCTGATTATGTAGCAACAGGGCATTATGCACGCGTTGCTTATATGGACGGCGAATATAAAATGCTTCGCGGCGTTGATGACAATAAAGATCAAACATATTTCTTAAATCAATTAAGCCAAGAGCAATTATCAAAAACAATGTTCCCATTAGGTGAATTAAAGAAACCGCAAATTCGCGAAATGGCGACAGAAGCTGGTTTAGCGACAGCGGCGAAGAAAGATAGTACTGGTATTTGCTTCATCGGTGAGCGTAACTTTAAAGATTTCTTAAGTAACTATTTACCGGCGCAACCAGGTGTGATGCAAACATTATCTGGTGAAGTAAAAGGGAAACATGATGGTTTAATGTACTATACAATTGGACAACGTCATGGCCTTGGTATTGGTGGTAACGGTGATCCGTGGTTTGCTGTTGGGAAAAACTTGAAAGAAAACATTTTATATGTTGATCAAGGATTCCATAATGAACTTCTATATGGTGATGAAGTTATTGCTACGAATGTAGGCTGGGTAAGTAATAAAGCGAAAGAAAAAGAATTTAAGTGCACAGCGAAATTCCGTTATCGTCAAGCAGACAATAAAGTAACGGTTCAAATCGTTGATGAAAATACAGTTCGTATTCTTTGTGATGAGCCAATTCGTGCGATTACGCCAGGCCAAGCAGTTGTTTTCTATGATGGAGATGAGTGCTTAGGCGGCGCTACAATTGATGAAGTATATCATAGTGGTAAGAAATTAGATTATTTAGGATAACACGAGAAGCCTCTGCCGATTAGCGGTTAGAGGTTTCTTTTACATAAAGCGAATTTTCGTTCGCTTGGAAAATACATTCTTTGTTATAATTTGTTGTAGAGGTGAAGGATATGTCAAACAAACTTGAAACAGGTATTAAATATATGCAAGAAGGAAACTGGGAAGAAGCAGCTAAAAACTTCACAGAAGCAATCGAAGAAAATCCGAAAGATGCGCTTGGATACATTAACTTTGCGAATTTATTAGATGTATTAGGTGATAGTGAGCGAGCAATTTTATTTTATAAACGTGCATTAGAATTAGATGATAAATCTGCGGCTGCTTATTATGGTTTAGGCAACGTATATTACGGTCAAGAACAATTTGCAGAGGCAAAGGCTGTATTTGAACAAGCGATGCAAGCGGGCTTACAATCAGCTGACGTAACGTTTATGCTAGGGATCACACATGTGCAACTTGGAAATGATCGTCTTGCGCTGCCATTTTTACAAAGAGCGACGGAATTAGATAAAGACGATGTAGAAGCTGTTTTCCAATGCGGACTTTGCTTCGCGCGACTAGAACATATTCAAGAGGCAAAACCTTATTTTGAAAAGGTGTTAGAAATGGATGAAGAGCATGCAGATGCGTATTATAATTTAGGTGTTGCGTACGTATTCGAAGAAAATAACGAGAAAGCTCTTACTTTATTTAAGAAAGCGACTGAAATTCAGCCAGACCACTTTTTAGCGGGTAATGGTGTTCGTTTATTAGAGCAAGAAGCTGAATAAAGTGAAATTATAGTTTAATGCGCAGTTACCCCTCATCTAAAGATTGTGAAAGAGGTGGGGGATGTACTGCTCATTAAAGTGAAAAGAATTCGGGAAGGAGAGGAAAGATGGGAAATCAACATGCAATGGATTTGTTTGAGGAAGAGAAAAAATTTATAAAAGCGCAAGTTCTTCATACCATTTTCCACAACGAAGAAAACCTCTATTCCGTTGTCAGTATGAAAATCATTGAAACGAATGAAACATATGACGAAAAAAAAGTGATGATAAACGGTCACTTTCCCCGTATGCACGAAGATGAAGTGTTTACATTAACAGGTCACTTTAAAGACCACCCAAAGTATGGGAAACAATATTTAGTTGAAACGTTTAAGAAAGAATTGCCGCAAACGAAAGCAGGCATGGTGCAATATTTAGCGAGCGATTTATTTAAAGGGATTGGAAAGCGTACAGCTGAAAAAATCGTTGATCATCTCGGTGAGCATGCTATTTCTAAAATTATGGATGATCCGGATGCGTTAAATGGTGTTGTAAACAAGCAAAAAGCACAGGAAATATATGAGACGATTATTGAGCATCAAGGGCTAGAGAAAGTGATGAGCTTTTTAAATGGTTACGGTTTTGGAACAAAACTTTCTATTAAAATTTATCAGCAATATAAAGAGATGACATTAGAAGTGATTCGTAATAATCCATATAAACTTATTGAAGAAGTGGACGGAATTGGATTTGGAAGAGCAGATGATATAGGGCGTGCAATAGGAATAACGGGCAATCATGAAGACCGTGTACGTGCAGGGTGTTTTTATACGTTAGAGAATATTTCATTACAACTCGGTCACGTTTATATGGAAAAAGGTCAACTTGTGAGGGAAACGATGTCACTTTTAAATAATCAAGAAGGCAGAGTGACTGAGGAAGATATTGTAGGTTGCGTTGAAATGATGCAAAGTGAAGGGAAAGTCATCATAGAAGAAGAGCGTGTGTATTTAGCTTCGTTATTTTACTCTGAAAAAGGCGTTGTAAAGTCCATTCGCAGGCTTATGAATCAAGAGGAAACCCCCGCATTTCCTGAAGCAGAAGTGTTAAAGACATTAGGTGAAATTGAAGAACAGTTAAAGGTACAGTATGCACCGCTTCAACAAGAAGCAGTTCAAACTGCACTTCATAAGCCGATGATGTTATTAACAGGTGGACCAGGAACGGGGAAAACCACAGTTATTAAAGGAATTGTTGAAATGTATGCGTCGTTGCACGGGCTATCACTAAATCTAAATGAATATAGTGATGACAATCCATTTCCAATACTATTAACGGCTCCAACAGGAAGAGCAGCGAAGCGAATGAGTGAATCGACGGGGCTTCCGGCGTGCACAATTCATCGTCTGCTTGGATGGACGCCAGAAGGGTCTTTCCAGCGCAATGAAACAGACCCTGTTCAAGGAAAGCTCCTTATTATTGATGAATTTTCGATGGTAGATATTTGGCTGGCAAATCAATTGTTTAAATCCTTGCCGACGAACATCCAAGTAATCGTTGTAGGTGATGAAGACCAATTACCATCGGTAGGACCTGGACAAGTGTTGAAAGATTTATTAAATGCAGGTGCCATTCCAACGGTAAAACTCACAGAAATTTATCGTCAGGCAGAAGGTTCGTCTGTTATTCAGCTTGCCCATGCGATAAAAGACGGGACGCTCCCGCCAGATTTAGCACAAAATAAAAAAGATCGTTCATTTATCAGCTGTGCAGGTGCTCAAATTGTTGAGGTTGTTAAAAAGGTTTGTGAAAATGCTAAGACAAAAGGCTTTAGTGCAAGAGATGTACAAGTATTGGCACCAATGTACCGCGGACCAGCAGGTATTAATGTGTTAAATGAAGCTCTTCAAGAAGTGTTTAATCCGAAAAAAGAAAAGAGTAAAGAAATTGCTTACGGTGACGTTGTATACCGGAGAGGTGATAAAGTACTTCAATTAGTCAATCAGCCGGAAAGCCAAGTGTTTAATGGTGATATTGGAGAAATTGTTTCGGTATTTTATGCGAAAGAAAATGTCGAGCAACAAGATATGATTATCGTTTCATTTGATGGAATTGAAGTAACATATACAAAGCCGGATTTAAATCAAATTACGCATGC
Proteins encoded:
- the mnmA gene encoding tRNA 2-thiouridine(34) synthase MnmA, which encodes MNKLPHETRVVIGMSGGVDSSVAALLLKEQGYDVIGIFMKNWDDTDENGVCTATEDYNDVIEVCNQIGIPYYAVNFEKQYWDKVFTYFLDEYRAGRTPNPDVMCNKEIKFKAFLEHAIALGADYVATGHYARVAYMDGEYKMLRGVDDNKDQTYFLNQLSQEQLSKTMFPLGELKKPQIREMATEAGLATAAKKDSTGICFIGERNFKDFLSNYLPAQPGVMQTLSGEVKGKHDGLMYYTIGQRHGLGIGGNGDPWFAVGKNLKENILYVDQGFHNELLYGDEVIATNVGWVSNKAKEKEFKCTAKFRYRQADNKVTVQIVDENTVRILCDEPIRAITPGQAVVFYDGDECLGGATIDEVYHSGKKLDYLG
- a CDS encoding tetratricopeptide repeat protein yields the protein MSNKLETGIKYMQEGNWEEAAKNFTEAIEENPKDALGYINFANLLDVLGDSERAILFYKRALELDDKSAAAYYGLGNVYYGQEQFAEAKAVFEQAMQAGLQSADVTFMLGITHVQLGNDRLALPFLQRATELDKDDVEAVFQCGLCFARLEHIQEAKPYFEKVLEMDEEHADAYYNLGVAYVFEENNEKALTLFKKATEIQPDHFLAGNGVRLLEQEAE
- a CDS encoding ATP-dependent RecD-like DNA helicase, with product MGNQHAMDLFEEEKKFIKAQVLHTIFHNEENLYSVVSMKIIETNETYDEKKVMINGHFPRMHEDEVFTLTGHFKDHPKYGKQYLVETFKKELPQTKAGMVQYLASDLFKGIGKRTAEKIVDHLGEHAISKIMDDPDALNGVVNKQKAQEIYETIIEHQGLEKVMSFLNGYGFGTKLSIKIYQQYKEMTLEVIRNNPYKLIEEVDGIGFGRADDIGRAIGITGNHEDRVRAGCFYTLENISLQLGHVYMEKGQLVRETMSLLNNQEGRVTEEDIVGCVEMMQSEGKVIIEEERVYLASLFYSEKGVVKSIRRLMNQEETPAFPEAEVLKTLGEIEEQLKVQYAPLQQEAVQTALHKPMMLLTGGPGTGKTTVIKGIVEMYASLHGLSLNLNEYSDDNPFPILLTAPTGRAAKRMSESTGLPACTIHRLLGWTPEGSFQRNETDPVQGKLLIIDEFSMVDIWLANQLFKSLPTNIQVIVVGDEDQLPSVGPGQVLKDLLNAGAIPTVKLTEIYRQAEGSSVIQLAHAIKDGTLPPDLAQNKKDRSFISCAGAQIVEVVKKVCENAKTKGFSARDVQVLAPMYRGPAGINVLNEALQEVFNPKKEKSKEIAYGDVVYRRGDKVLQLVNQPESQVFNGDIGEIVSVFYAKENVEQQDMIIVSFDGIEVTYTKPDLNQITHAYCCSIHKSQGSEFPIVIMPIVKSYYRMLRRNLIYTGITRSKKFLIICGEEAAFQSGVNRLDDAMRQTTLAGRLQESQGEVQMVTVNGEEMDVENISPYDFM